From a region of the Zerene cesonia ecotype Mississippi chromosome 11, Zerene_cesonia_1.1, whole genome shotgun sequence genome:
- the LOC119830362 gene encoding protein tramtrack, beta isoform-like isoform X2, with product MATQRFCLRWNNHQSNMLSVFDQLLHAETFTDVTLAVDGQLLKAHKMVLSACSPYFQALFVNHQEKHPIVILKDVPYSDMKSLLDFMYRGEVSVDQERLTAFLKVAESLRIKGLTEVNEEKCDIPALTNSLIQQQQTNNSAHTPPPQLHRIHPYMHQKRPASGIPSGGAPPNLLMPLLGNALMQPKRKRGRPRKLSGSSSDALNTAASPPGEFIPESASHASSNRAGDQLIRGSPEMLEVKMSMDGFNPEDGTTSGGEDGGEALMIDEGDDAQSNEAPNSGKDSESADTAKVPKEETQPNYPSNGPVLSIENGSIKQESVTEGTDEYNEPIEYKYNPDRSRENSNSQDGPLKDTDDKNRLGRNLKPKNSKKILPQMSKFRARTLFNQLSGLSNLNPLNSFDKFPPETVLMPALATQLFAAELEQNNLNMANNEVADLSQTNWEHRIFPSPIRKNNIGNVGNYHEETNESVRDYCIKEGENVFRCKICARVYTHISNFCRHYVTSHKKDVKVFPCPICFKEFTRKDNMIAHLKIIHKNQPNANEQTAKQES from the exons ATGGCTACGCAAAGATTTTGTTTGCGGTGGAACAACCACCAGTCAAATATGCTGTCCGTGTTTGATCAACTGTTACACGCAGAGACGTTTACCGATGTGACACTGGCTGTTGATGGCCAATTGCTTAAAGCACACAAAATGGTTTTATCGGCTTGTAGCCCATACTTTCAAGCCCTTTTTGTTAATCACCAAGAAAAACATCCTATTGTTATACTAAAAGATGTACCTTATTCAGACATGAAAAGTTTGTTGGACTTCATGTACCGAGGAGAAGTAAGTGTTGATCAAGAACGGCTAACGGCATTTTTAAAAGTAGCTGAAAGCCTAAGAATAAAAGGCCTTACGGAAGTCAATGAGGAGAAATGCGATATTCCTGCGCTTACAAATTCACTtatacaacaacaacaaacgAACAACTCTGCACATACACCACCACCGCAATTGCATAGAATACATCCGTACATGCATCAAAAAAGGCCTGCGTCGGGAATACCTAGTGGAGGTGCCCCTCCAAACTTACTCATGCCTTTATTGGGTAATGCATTAATGCAACCGAAGAGGAAGAGGGGTCGACCAAGGAAGCTGAGTGGAAGTTCAAGTGATGCTTTAAATACCGCTGCCAGTCCCCCAGGAGAGTTTATACCCGAATCAGCATCCCACGCTTCATCAAACAGAGCTGGAGATCAATTGATCAGAGGCTCACCTGAAATGTTAGAGGTTAAGATGTCAATGGATGGTTTCAACCCAGAGGATGGCACAACTTCAGGTGGCGAGGATGGCGGGGAAGCTCTCATGATAGATGAAGGCGATGACGCTCAATCCAACGAAGCACCGAATTCAGGCAAAGACTCCGAATCCGCag ataCTGCAAAAGTACCCAAAGAGGAAACACAACCAAATTATCCGTCAAACGGTCCCGTGCTTTCGATCGAAAATGGATCAATTAAACAAGAATCTGTTACGGAAGGCACAGACGAATACAACGAACCCAtagagtataaatataatccagACAGAAGCCGAGAAAATTCGAATTCACAAGACGGCCCGTTGAAAGATACAGATGACAAAAACAGGCTAGGTCGTAACTTAAAACCAaagaatagtaaaaaaatacttccTCAAATGTCAAAATTTAGGGCTCGAACTCTGTTCAACCAACTCTCGGGATTATCCAATTTAAACCCTTTGAATAGCTTTGATAAATTCCCTCCTGAAACTGTTCTCATGCCAGCACTTGCCACTCAATTATTCGCGGCAGAACTGGAACAAAACAATCTCAATATGGCTAACAACGAAGTGGCGGACTTATCCCAAACTAATTGGGAACATCGTATATTTCCTTCTCCAATTAGGAAGAATAATATAGGCAATGTCGGTAACTATCATGAGGAAACTAACGAATCGGTACGGGATTACTGCATTAAGGAAGGCGAGAATGTATTCAGATGCAAAATATGTGCGAGGGTGTATACTCATATTAGCAATTTCTGTCGACACTATGTCACTTCTCACAAAAAGGACGTTAAAGTATTCCCTTGCCCCATTTGCTTCAAAGAGTTTACCCGTAAAGACAACATGATcgcacatttaaaaataatacacaaaaatcaaCCGAATGCTAACGAGCAAACGGCTAAACAGGAgtcttaa